The window CTTTGGCCACGGCCAAACCAATAAGACCAGCCAATCCGGCCACACCTAAACCGATACCGCCAACGATCGCCATGCCAACTAAGCCATCTGAAAAAGAACATGTAAAAGAAATATCTTATTTGTTCAGATGAATCCACTATTGCTTATGCTGttaccacttttttttatttacgtgCCTATGTTTATGGTCACATACGGACATTGGAATTTTTTCTTGGTTGTTGCAGGTatgtaaatttcatttaataaggACTCCTTATAAAATGCCCGACAACACAGTCATAAAATGGCAATTGCCAAAAGGCACGTGCAGTCTCGTGTGGGTAACTCAGCAAAGGAAGGGAGTGAATGCAAGTTTGCAGCAAAGAGACAGCTGTGAAGTTCAAGCTAATAGATGTAGAATGCCGAAACGCCCTTTTCCACAAACTGTGTGCAATCAAGAAGAATCTGATTACACTAGTTGTAATGCATGTTACTATCAAACTGGGAATTTTGAGGAGAACGCACATATATTTTCTTGCGGAGGGTTTTCTAAATAACATGCAACAAGTTTAAAACGTGTACAAATCCTGAGGTGGGATTTAGAATTTGTGGAATTAAATGCtcttaaacagaaaaacagcaatatGATTGTGGCATTTACATGACTAAGTaccaaaaattaattaatgcatgtAAAAGCAGTCATTGTGTCAAGCTTTCTTATTCTAAAAGGGTCTTGAACAATCATACTTTGTGACAAATGGAAGATGgggaatattttaaattgaaatttagttttaatttactCCAGTGATGACAAACTTcagtctttaatgtcacatgatttttgctatacaaacatttctgattatcattaAGAATAAATATGGTTGTACttcctaatatttttgtggaaacaattATACGTTTTTCTAGAATCTTcttaatgaatataaagttaaaaacaacacaatttttttaaaaacaaaaatttcctttaacaatttaaaagtattaattgtcacttttgaacaattaaacaagtccttgttaaataaaagtatttactaAAAAccagtgaatgtttttttttctgattaaaatGCTGTTATATCTCACCTTTTTTTAGTGCATTGTTGATGAGTTTCTCCAGTTCCAGGGCCTGTTTATTATCTGGTTCATTCTTCAGCAGAGTACGAATGTACTTGAGTGCTCTCTCGTACTCCTGAGaggtagattaaaaaaaagacattgtattaacaataatgaaattaagttaataataataatgtaattaaatactaatttcattatcaattatattattattaattgtccAAGTATATTTAAGCATGGTTTATACTGTATtgttgatcaaacaaatgcaacaCTTATGAGAAtaagataattattttaaaaacattttaaaactttgaaaaatgttgaatgaTAGTGTATAGTATTTCAAATATGCATTTCCCTTATATTTTGACTTGTCGTGTACATGTTTTTTGAGATTCACTTACGTACACTTACTTCGTCTGGTATTGGAATTGAAGCGTTTACAGattgcatgtgtttatatggTGACGTGACAATAAAGTTATTTAATTGAtctgatttgattttgaaatgatGCAATAAACTCCAATGTACCAGGGCTTCCAGGAACAGAGTTGAGAAACACTCTTTTAACTAGATGCCACATATGGCTTCATGAAATAAAGAATGTTTATTAGCAGTGACAAaatcacatattaaaataagaatgtCAACTCACCTTAAGTCTGTAGTTCGCAACGGCAAGGTAGAAGAGAAAATCTCTCTGATcatcttttttgcttttatgaacCAGTTCTGTTAAAAGTTTTAAACCAAACGATTGTTAAAATAACAGCTGAAGCCCGGGAAAGGTTGTAACTgaccaacaaaataaaagacgCTGAGGAACTGACCTTCTAATAAATGAATGCCTTTTACAATGTCATTCGAGTACTTGCTTCTGATCAAACACCAGGCGTATTCAAAAGTCGTTTCTGTGGAAACGGGTCCTTTCACCAGCTCAGTGTTGTACTTCTTCTCAAACCTCTGAAAGATAAAAATTTAAGTGAGAATCGGATTGCATCAGTGAATGGTTGATGATCATGTGCTCCCCCTGGCCGACAACCACGGACTAACTTTTACAGCAGGAATCAAACCAGACAAAAGCCCAATTCCATTAAATAGTAAGTGAAACAACTTGATAGCTATAATCATTTGATAAAAGGTATGTTTCTTTTATCCCAAAAGGTGCGGACGTATTAGGTCTACTCTATGCCTTATATGAGTCTATGCCTTACAACAATACGTCATAatcaatgttgttgttttgattaagTACAGTAGAAATGCGTCCGTTGAAAATCCCAATTAAAACCCCACATCGGTCACTTCATCACGCCATCAACACGACAACGATGTCATTTCGCATTTTAGAGTGGTGGAAGCGAATGATAACGTGTTTTACCTTTAGATCTTCTGGTGCTACAAGATCTGACACAATCGCCTCCATCTTCGCGGAAAACCTCACGCACCATGCGCGTTCACGAaaccgtcaaaataaaagtccgcGGTTATGACTTCCGCTATTTCTGTATCGCAATCGCAGGTGTATGTTTCCACGGGCGAAGCAGCGGGGTTTcgagtattttaataaacaccCTCTACAGCGAATAATGTGAGGGTACCATGCTATAATGGTGGACCCAAAAACCATGGTACTTTGATATTAACAACAAACTGAATAAGACCACATTTTACAAAAGGAAACTTTTACCATGTCTTCAAGGTAGAATTTAAAAATCccatctatatatttattgttatcattatcattatagtcgttattattgttgttgttattttaaatgtttactttagTTTTAGTGCCATTTGCCCAAGTACATTTCAGTACAGGTACATCggaattttatatgtattttaaatcaagcataaaaagcatttaaaaaaatacatgcacatatacataaataaataagcgcTCTAAAAGGTACAAAGGTCAAATAAATTCCACTTGCAATTTTTCTTATTAATGTTGCACAATTGTTTCAGGTTTCCATGAAAAATGTACATGAAAATGAGAATGTAGGATAACACATTAGCTGTTGAAAATCAGAGACTTAATATCCTGCGGCACTAGCCTGACAGTGGCTGGGAAGAAGATATTATACAGACAGATCTTGCGAGCAGTAATACTCCCAGGCCTGTGATGTCTCAGACTGTATCCTGTATCAGCCCATTGTGTATCTAGATACATAGGCTATagcaaataaaagcatttttttctccaaaataaGTGTACCTGCTTATCAACAAGACATGTAAGTGAAGAACTGAAAAAAGGTGTAAGTGTGAACATGTTAATTAACTGTATGTATGCAATACCATGCTATGAAGTTAATTTTAACTAGGAGAAAAACGAGTCTGctatttagtaaaaaaacagcataataaattaaaaacataaataacataacTGCCCACTGAGGAACACTGCTAATGAAATACAGCAGATAGTGTGAAAAGCGCTTAAAGTGTCTAAAgactgaaataaagaaataccaTAATATACTATCACTATGCAATATCATTATGAGCATTTtacttaaatgtgtgtttgttgtttatttatgcatttatttatttttaagtattgtttcagttaacacacacacacacacacacacacacacacacacacacacacacacacacacacacactccagtcattgtggcttttattttggacaaaCACCTAAATCCTTCGATAGGGGTCGCTATCTTCACGCTCTTCCGAAAGCAACTCGACACTCTGGTCACGTGGTATGACCGAGTAGGACGGCCATCTTccctaaaacacaaacaacaagaGCGTACTAGACATCAACACGCAACGACCAttggagagggagagagagcaaaaaacagtaaaaacggAACACGATTCTCGAGGAGGAGCACAGAACACAAACAACTGCACATGCATCCAAAGTGAAGATCGTCGAGTTTGACGGGGCGACTGGACAGTAAAATCGCATCGACAGCTCCAGAAATACGGTCAGTAACTGtgtgcctctctctctccttgaaCGTCTGAAGCGTTAATGGCAGATGGGTGTTGCATTAAGTTTTATGCAAACTTGGAAGGGGAAGGGCAGCGTGTGTGCGAACGGCGAATGAATTTGATGGCACGGGGAGCTTTACGTGGCCAGCGCTTGCGTGTGTGGGAGTAAATCGTGCTGTTATAAGTTGTGAGGCTTTTTGTATGTTTGCTAAGGCAGCTGTGGCCGTGGGTTGAAGGCCAAGGGAAAGCAGCGGAGTGGAGTTTGGAGGGGCGCCGCGTGCGCAGGGAGGGGGAGTGTGCAGGCAACGCACGCGCATGCACACTCCCCCCTCCCTGCGCACGCGACGCCCCTCAAAACTCATCcaatcaatattaaaacaacgCCGAGTTGCTTCAATGCTCACTTTCGTTCAACGCGTTGAATATTAAGCGCCGAcggtttttttaatgttaccgAATGCATGTTTCTGGCCGTACGTTTGCGTCGCACGCGAGGTCGCGTCGAATAGAAACGGCCTAATGGCGAGTATTTAGCTGTAGTTGTGTCACATTCTTGAGCGACTCGTTCTTTTGAGTCGGATCTTTTCAGTGAGTCGATTGAGCCGATTTACAAATACGATCGGTTCACGAACCGGACTAAATCCGTCAGAACGGTGGTCGAGTCATCAGTTCACTGACTCACTGAATCGCAAACAGTCCGAATCGTATCattctgttgttatttttgtctttatttataagTGTATCTATGTAATAACGTTTGTActgttcaataataataataataaaaaaaaagtccgAATCGTATCGAGTCGAGAATCATGAGTTGGCGCATTTGGGGTGAAATAGAGAATTTGAAGTTGTTTAACTTTAAGTCAGATTACTTTAAATCAACTTACTGAATAGAGcaattgtttcaaataaaacgTATTTGTGACCATGGACTACAAAACCAGCCATtagggttatttttttttaggataggacaatatttgattgatataaaactatttaaaaaatctagaagcagagggtgcaaaaaaaatactaatcaGAAATTGCATTTTGATATATTATGGTAGGACATGTGCAAAGCGTGTTaatagaacatgatctttacttgaCGTCCtaataacaaaatgaataaaaaatatataattttgacccatacattGTAGTCTTCTGTTGACTATTGCTACACACATTTCTGTGCTGCATTTTAAACAGTTGATGTACACCTTGTattaaactaaatcaaaactCCAGCAAACTCAACCATGGcacataaaattacagtaaactgCACTATTAGTGAAACTTGCATACTGGTATCATTAAAGTAAACATGCGTTTGTGATTGTGTATGGCTTTAGTAACGTGTACATCACGAATCGCCTGATGGCAAAAAATGAATTGCTGAATCACTTCTTAACCAATGATTCGAACCGTTTCATCTCTTCATACTTGAGCGGTTCGCTGTTATTTGGCAGCTGTTCCCATGATGGCCGTTGCAAATGCTTAAGTCCTGCGATGAATTATGAATTCTCTCAGGCATACTGATGCATCTCTGAGTGCCTTTGAAGCTACAGGTGTCTTTAATTGTTCTTGAGATGACTTGGATTCTAACGTGGCGCTTTATGTTAAAGAGTCCGGCTCCCCCTGTGAATACTATTTATTCTCAACGGTTTGTTCTGTTGCTTAGATATTTCTGTTGCTATGACATCTGTAGGTGCTCTTGATTAAACCCCTGGGATGTTTCTTTTCCATCTCCACGCTGTCCTGATAGCAATAACTACTCTATTTGTGTAGTGCAGATGGCAATCTAGAAAGATTTAGGCGAAAATCTATCTGAAAAACACACGTTGTGCACACTTGCCCTTTCCAAAATATAGCgttctggttttttttttttttttttttaaatgtgcgtTTCCTAAAAGGCATGGTTTGTTTGTGGTCTCGTTTCTTAAAGAAAATATCtttcagattattttaaaaagaagagaGGTTATTTTCATGTATGCTTGGCCTTTAAATTGATAGGATGCTGTTACAGGAGCATGTCGGGCAATGTGCGCTTCAGAATTGTTATAGTAAACTAAAGCTCGAACTATGATTATGAGACAAATCATCATGTTTCCAAAAATCGTCATCATCATTGTTTGAAGCAACTGCatgccatatttttacataaacaagCTGAAAACAGTCTAACTGAAAAAcctttgttgtttttctatagtatgaAGTACCAAATAATCAATTATACATCGgatcgttttatttttttaaataaaaagtaaaactgaatggtattataatgttatacatTAAGCGCTAAGAAAGACATAAGTGGACTTTGAATGATTAGATAATTGTGGCATGCattattataatagaaaatcGATTAATTAGTTCAGCCCTAGCtagaaataaaactaataaaacatttttcgtTCATTGAAACAAagctaaaatattataataaccttaaataaacacattctgTTCAGTCATCAAggcagcattttttatttttgcttaaagtTGAAACTTTAGTGACTAActggtaatttaaaaaaaaatggtgatattaaacaaaagtaaacatgaaaattatgacaaatgtaactaaaatcgatttgaaaactgaaaatataaacataaaagcaaGTTCAGAATCTATAAAGGGGTATATTTGATACTGCAACAACACTAGTGCCTATTTTGTAGGTTATTTTCAGTTATAGCGCTTGCATTTAGTCCACAACATTTAATAGATTTATGTGGTCATTTCTTGTTTTGCAGATAAAGGAGGGAGAGGGATTGTTGGCGTGAGGAGGGGGTCACCAGCTGGGACCTGGTCCACACAGCATTGCCAGAACCACAGAAAGACTTAGaaagacacacaaaaatatagaaaGGAGACGTTTATTGGGGTCATAACTGCTTCTGGCAGCTGTATTATTAACAagtttgtctctttttttcgtctctttgtctgttttgtttgtttcccgTAGTCGTTCGACTTTAGAAACGTCAGTATCAAAGCTCTGCAGTTTTTGCAGTCCAACAGGTATTACTAATTTTAGGGGGTTTagatttctcattttttgttttccgtttgtttttatttgtttgttttcatcgGCTGTGAACAAGAGAGCTCTTACCGTATCTGACCTTTTGTATTTCTGCTCTCCTGCACACACGCCCTGAATAAGGCAGCTATAACCCTACTCTCTTCATTTGGCTACTttgaaacacacacgcacatacgcacacatacacacacacacctttcagCCCTCTCACCCAGACCAGTCCAGCCTAGTCTTGCCTGCGCCACTCCCCCGGACAGGGTAAGAATAACACACAAACTTCTTTATTTTACACGTATAGATATGTGTCAGTCATGTGTGCATTGCACCCCAATGAAATAAAGGAATCTGTGTGTGCTAATCAACAGAAGTATGCTTGCAGCATGTTTCGGTGTGTCGCAAACTCTCATTTAGGTATTTCTGTTTGTAGACTTTCACCTCTGAGAAGGAAGGAAGAATATGACTGCTGAAACACTTAACTTTGGCCCAGAATGGTAAAATCCTTTTTCTTTCTAGTTctgttcttttttctcttttccttgtacgttttttctttcttcactaTCCTTTGACAGATTTTCTGTTCCATTCAGTCTGAGAAATTAAACGCAAGCAGTGATGTTACTATCTAACTACCTTTTCCTGTAGTAAGCTACTTTAGGCAAAGGgttaagtgttattttttgcCAGGTTGTTTTGCATGTGTAGTTCTGAGGCGATAGTTAAGAACTGTCATAGAAAGTTTTTTTCCGCTCGTACACTAGCACTCAACAGATTGGGTTAggtaaggtgttttttttttataataaatacttttaatttcgCATGgtaacatttaaattgatcaaaagtgacagttaagacatttgtaatgttcctttttttcttttactttttcaaagaatattgatttaaaaaaatacagattttcagcgctgataattatataataatattaaatgtttttttttttttttagcaccaagtcagcatattagaattatttcagaaagattgtgtgaccctggagtaatggctgctgaaaattatagaaatgaatgaccttttaaaatgtattgaaacagtttttttttttttttttaattgcaataacatttcacaatattacagttttattgtgtttttgactgAATAAATACAGGTTTGGTGAGCTTAAGagatgtctttcaaaaacatgacaCAAATCGCATTGAACCCAAACTTTAAGTCGGTAGTATAATTGTATTTGAAAACccaaataagatattttattttaagtgcgcaatatatttatttaataactgttACAAAACTTTTGTCACAAAAAACagctctgtttttaaaaatatgttctcATCCTAAGTCACTTCAATGTAGTGAGCTTCAAAACGGATTcagtttattaaatttatagggtttttttttctcaggtctTCCCTCTACTTTTCTTTAAGGTTCTTTCTCTCATCCTTCCCTTCTTCCCAACCCCCTTCTCTCCCGGTATCTCCTCTTGGCACACACCAAATGATTATGCAGAAATTAAACTGTTAGGCGTGGTCCTCTGCTGAACTAAGGCTCTTCTGTGCATAGTTGGTCCTCGGCCAACAAAAGTGAATTCCTGAGTTTGACATGTACAATGCAGGGGTGGTATGTTTCCTTAAAGCCTTCTTCATCAGCTTATCTCAGCAGggtattatttatgtaaagtTTACAAAGCCGCCCACAGCTCTGAAACCCCTTTTCCACCAACAAGGTGCCTCAGCCGGTGCCTTTTTACATGTTTCTGATGCCGAAAAGTGGTTTCAGTCAGGAAAAACAACTTTTACGCTGGCCCCTAAAAGCTCCTGGGCTCGAACAAGAAACCACTAACATCGGATGCCGGTGGCGAGACAATATCAGCACCAAGTAAAGTTGTCAAAACAGCAATAACTAGTGATTCTGACAGCCAACAAAACCAGATCACTTCCAGTATAATCAGCAGGATTATTTACACTACAAGCACAGTTCCTGTATGCAGTATCTGACACAGCAACTGAAATCAAatattatatagatttattCCATGGTCTCTTTGAATACTCGTACGCTGTAAAACCATTTAATGCACAGATAGTTCCACCATTCCATATTAATGCGCTGCTTTAATTGATGCACActaacccacacacacacacacacacatataaacaaacaaacaaacaaacttgatGATGATGCCCCGTgactgttattaaaaaaaaaaaaaagatcactaTGTTATATTTCTCAGCAACGAGGTGGTAAACTCTCTATTTTTGAAGTAACTAAACACAGTTTGATTGAGAGACGCACAGACGCAGGTAACGCAAACACAGTTGCACCTTTCTCGATTgagaataaattcaaataaatgtgatctTACCACACTATTTAATCTGTGTCTGATATGTAGTGGACAGACTGTTAGCTCTAATGAGTCGTAACTGAGGAAAATAACCATCATTGGTACCTTTCCGGTCGTATGTTGCGCTGCAGAGAGCTGCTAGTTTTAACTTGACCATGGAATAAGCGGGATAATCAGATTCTTTAAATTACGGCTAGCCATTAATTATCCCTTACATAGACAATACAATTCCAAAGTTtaggacatttttatgtttattttggtgtttgcagtcttcagtgtcacatgatctataagaatcattctaatatgctgatgtgccgcttgaaaacattttgtaataccTATGGATTAACATTTGTGTTgcaaactatatatttttcaagattgttcaaataaaagttttaaaagaacagcattgtGCTGTTACCTATGATAAAATGAATTCAACACACACAATTGTTTTGAACAGTAGTCTGTATATAAATTGATTCATAAGGATTTATTGGGCACAACGTCTAGCTTTTTTTAGTGCTTAAGAGTGTTTCCGTTGCCCAAACCCATTTccgtggcaaaaaaaaatagtgagcGAGAGATCCTACATAAAGGGGGATGTATTAGATAGTGACAGGGCTGTCCTTGAATGGTAGCCAGAATTAGAGCGTTTCTCAATGAAGCTTCTACATTGTTGCTGCTGCATCGCTTTTGATCtgattttcttctctctctcaggctCCGTGCACTTTCCAGTGGAGGCAGTTTGTCTTCCCCTCCTGCCTCTCCTGCTATGCCAAAGTACAAGTTGGC is drawn from Puntigrus tetrazona isolate hp1 chromosome 7, ASM1883169v1, whole genome shotgun sequence and contains these coding sequences:
- the fis1 gene encoding mitochondrial fission 1 protein, which encodes MEAIVSDLVAPEDLKRFEKKYNTELVKGPVSTETTFEYAWCLIRSKYSNDIVKGIHLLEELVHKSKKDDQRDFLFYLAVANYRLKEYERALKYIRTLLKNEPDNKQALELEKLINNALKKDGLVGMAIVGGIGLGVAGLAGLIGLAVAKGAKS